The window ATCCTTTCTAACCCCggtttttcattacattcgTGCCTTTTTTCCACTGTATGTTTGCTACTCATTTTaaagttttattttaattagcaaaagattattattattattttttgtttcatcaagaGTCAGTTCATTGTAAATGAatctgatgatcatcaaatgaatgaatgaattccatGAACATGAATGTGCCATTTTttagttgttttttctcgttttttttcattcattttgtatgTGATTAATTTGATTGGCGTGCAACGgtatttttgtgtgtgtgtttcaataataaagtaataataataaaatttaccgaatttaatttttgtttgtgttgtagaattttatgtttttcaaaaatatcgTACCAATATTCTTAATAAATATTAGtagattcattttgtttgagGAAAATGAAGCGCGCattttggataaaaaaaaatttcaaatataagTTCTTTGTTTCCTGACAGAGAGATGGCGCTGATATATTtcaaagaataatttttttctattcattatAGTTGAAATCAATTGcaggatatttttttttcataacatTCAACAGATAAAAGATCTAtggataatttcaatttgggtttttattatcaaaagaaaaattcatccattcatcttCCATCACTGAGTAAAGAATCAGGACTTCCATAACCACTGGAACCATCATCAGCATGATTTGAAGATGGATTAATCGCTTGTTGAGCTGCTACTTGTgctgtttgatttgattgtgtTGTCGATGTTCCGGCAATAGCTACTGGACCCGAAGTTGATACTACTGAACCTGCggttgacgatgatgatgatgaaaatgatgccAATGTTGATTCCGTTTGTTTAACCAATTTAtctatatgattattatttatggATATTTTATTGCTATTGCTAGTGGCCGTTGCATTGCCATTATTACCGCCACCAAACACTAGCATTTCTTCGAAATCATATTCACAAAGTATACGATTATCATAAAGATGAAAACGATCTCCAATACAGAATCTagatggataataataataataataatgataatggaaattaGAATATATCCATAATattatcaaaacaacaattaccGATGATTGCATTGGCTacattgaaaacattcaactgcaaatatatatatatgaatcagAAAATGGAAACGATGATTAATGTTTGTGGATTGGatagagaaagaaaatagaaaaataatttcatttattattatactaACGATGATAAACTCGATCACCATGGACTCTCATGACCATTTCGAATGCTGGTATAATTTTGTTACATGCTGAACACATTCCTGTCGCTCCAAATAAtctaaaattgaatgaaatgaatcatcatcgaattaaTGAATAAGCTTTTTTGCAAATGGACATAGAAAGCATATAATACCACAATAGAAAATGGCAATTATGTTTACCTCAGGTAATCACGTTTGCACAATATTAGATTAGCTTTTGTGAATAATGTTGAACCAACTTCACCAAGACGACAATCACAACAGGAACATTTGAGACAATCTTCATGCCATAATTGATCGAGTGCTTTGAGAAGGAAACGTTCACGTATTGGTTTATGGCATGCAGCACAATTGGATCCCATCGGCATCAATAATTGGCAATTATTTGTCGTCGTCGaaccaatattattattattggcggCCACTACCGTATTGTTATGATTGTTGCTATTGTTCGTACTAATCAACGAATTCGTCATTATTCGATGATTCGATgaacgatgattatgattatgttgTGAGTtggaattattttgatgatgatgatgatggtgatgatgatgaaagcccatgtttgatgatgattttatttccatcaaataataaatccaatgtgatgaaattctattctattcattttaattggaatcaaattcaatcattcattattttattcattcaaacgtTACACACAGACAATACTCACAAGTTAGTGAAGTAAACTATTTTTAATTAGATCCAATATAGAACAATACGTAGTCAATTGtagaattgaacaaattggaaaaaattgatgggCACATATAGATAGACAcgacagaagaaaaaatggcaatTTCAAATCCAGCGACAAATACAAAACCAATCATCCTAAAGTAATTTGCACGTATTTTTTCGatacaatttgatttgaacgTCATCAGTTTCTTACTGTTacgaaaataaatgaaaatgaatgaataaagtgGATgacaattcattattttttttacttaatttacaaaatgtaatgaatgaaaattgtcgtTGTCTTTGTCGAGGTATTGTAATGTTACACagtgatgaaatgaaaagaaaatccgAGAAAATCTGCTGCTGTtattgaacaagaaaaaaaatacacattcattattattattatggccatCTTACAATACAGGCAAAAagaatataatgaaattggaagagaaaaaaaaagaggcaAACAATAATccgatacacacacacacacacattggcGATCCTGAAACGGTTCAATAGTAAgatcttattattattttttttcaaacttttAGGCCTTACACCCCAAAAcacatattattattgattaaatcaaaaataagtGTCGGTCTGGTCATaatatcaaaattgaaaaacacgAATGAacgatagaaaaaaatcaaataaaataatagcaacataatcgatatatattgaaaaaggcagtggcaaaaaaaaaagaattttggaTCCAGAAAACGTGATTCAATCCAATCAAATCCGATactataatgattatgatgatggtgatgatgataatgaaagcAATCAAATTACTTTTACAAAGGATGttcccacacacacaatatataACAAGTCAATGATACTGTAAATGTGAAATTTTAGAAtaagtgaaaacaaaatcaaaagttatatcatcataccattattatatcatcacATACTACATATAACTTTtatgatcaattcattcattttaagggaaaaaaaagaaaagatttgAAAAGATTTACactatataataataatagtaaaacATTAAATGAATCAACGCGTCATGTGGAAgcaaacaaatttcaatacaattttctttttcttttattttcacacTTAATCGCATTTTAGGCGACCAAAAGAGCATCATTGGCCATGAATggttgaaaagttttttgttcatcatggTGAACagggaacaaaaaaaaatctcatcatACACTAAAACccatataataaataaataaaaaacgaaagaaaagaaGAGAATTTGTAATCAGATtaggcatcatcatcatcttcatcatttaatagcatcatcatcatcatcactatatgAATGAAGATCATATCATcgtatatatgaaaaaaaaagattggcACAATCACTTTTGCTTTActgacacatacacacaatatatataacaaCATTCAATCTAATCtttctaatatttttttttctaaattaattttcattcattcattcattcatacatacatacatacatttcatttttgagcACAATTTCCCATCccatgtttcattcattttcactgttttaatattattttaataataCCCATATAGTCATTTTTAACgccttgaaaaaaaaaatattcaatacgCATTCACCCctagtttttctttttttcttctccttCTTCTTTCCATTGATTCTAATATATAcattctattctattattattaaattaatgttcaagtttttttttcatcttgatTTACTTTTactgttattttttcaatttgttttcttcaaatTATTGCGTgctttgatttgatttgaattgttttttccaaAACATTAAGTGTCAGAATTATgcaattttgaaaaagaaaaaacacaaatgatTCCAAATGtgaattatatatataaaagtttcgttcattttttttcttggaataAAAGAATCGaggacagaaaaaaaaattcaccaatCGATAGAAAATGACAGAAtcgtgtgtgagtgtgtgtgttgcgtttttgttcatgtcaatcaaaaaaaaaaaaaaaaaaaaaaaaccgtttcCAATGTTTCATCAGTACATGCACATTcataaaacacaaacaccacGAGTAAAGAacatgaacaataataatccaatattttttgttttgttcaatattataaaaacaatataaatTGTCTTTCATGACATTGGTGAATTTtggttataataataataataataatggttgaATGATTCTGGACCGTATGTTTTTGGCATATCATTTATGGCCATTGTGATTGTTTTCTCTTATTCCGTATATATATTCTTTACTCACACTTCAACATATATtatttgatattgatattgatattattatttttttttcacaaattaCTATCCATCGTTGTCCAATTGCAGTAAGTAATAAGTTGTGTATCGTCAAGAataaaacggaaaaaaaacaaaattaatttcatctatatatatattatggAGGGTagaagtggaaaaaaaagttcaccaacgacaacaaccaacaacgacgatgatgagaTTGAGTTTTTAAAATCGAATTAGGATGTCGTCGctgttgaagaattttttgaattgaatcgaattttattctattcGAGACagcagacaaacaaacaagaaatcGATtaagaattcattcatccattcttcattcgttttttttctcatttttcatttctttgaaCAAATTCGAGCATTTTGTTGGCCATAACAacggcaataataataatacaatatAATCtaacaaaacatttgaaaaatatatatcgaatgccaaaaattgaatggtgaaaaaaaaagaaactagACCAACATGAATCTCTGATAAGAATGATTGAAGTGAATCTCTATGAGTTTACTATTACTACTATACATTCTTTATGTTATGTTTCGTTTCATATTGAAGTAACGATGATTGTAAAGTGGTTGAGTcgaatattatattattatatatatatgatgtttCCAACACATTGATGGTCATGATGTTATGaattctagttttttttttttttggtaaatatggatgaaaaaaaagttggctGTCAAATGCACATCGTTAGAAAGATATTAAATTCTTTCGCACTATTTaatactgtgtgtgtgttttttttttgaaatagaTTGAAAAGTCGTCGTGTGTTtattcaatgtgtgtgtgtgtatatgtgtgtatgaatttttaataCTTAATGTTTGGACGTTGTATGTTGTGTAGTTTTGTATAGTTCTGGTTGGttagattcaaaaaaaaaaatatcatctaTCCAATATAGTATAGTAAATATATTGTCCGTGGagagaaatcaaaaatgcCAGTTAAATTCATATAATATgcataaatataaaaaaataaatgaaacaaatgagcCATCTTTGTGCTTTCAGTTTGTCAgtataaaacaaacatttgaaGATGGACGGAAATGAAATTACATATAACTTTactatgattataatgatgatgatgatgatgatgattagtggaaaaaaaatttatatttaatgaaatgtgaaaaaaaattaaaataaaattcaataactttgatgatgatgatgtggaaaaatgtaaaaaaaagtccaTAACTTTCATTGCCATAGTAtatgaaagaagaaaaactgGCTCCGGTTCCTATGAggccaaataaaaatggaaggcacttttccatcatcatcatcatcatcattggttatTGTGCCATGATGTTCACATCAAGAGACCAATTTCACTAATTTCACGCATCATTAAGTAgattataacaacaacaacaacaatcatcaccgCTGCCGCCATCATATTCGAACATGTGATggagcaaacaaaaaaaatctatatatACGTTTATGTTATtcagaaatatttttcattatattttgaaAGTTATAATATAACAGTTGATTCATATCTGAaagaatatatattatataatgcCTGAATGAAATATTGTACAAAACATTTCACCAAAAGACATTAAACTCTAATATATAAGACCTATAAGTTTATGAGATGATGGCAATGTGTGATGTTCATCATGTTCGTCAATTGAccaattcaagtttttttttcaaatacaatCGGTCAATTTTATCTGTCATTCATTtagaattgatttttctttgggttaattcatttttcagtGGCTCAAATTACTTACCAAATTTTAGGGCTCGAtatcgattgaaaaattatcacaaATTATAAACTATACacacagtgtgtgtgtgtgtcatatgggataaatttttcttatcaGAAGAGAAAAACTGATCATAtcggtcaattttttttctgaaatgaaaaaaaaacacatacacagactATGAGATCATTGAATgagatgaattgaaattaattgtttcaaacaaaaaaaaaaaagaaaattccaaCTAGCTCGTTTTGGTTCTCAAATTTCActtatacatacacacaatgtTCTGTTATtattcgacattttttttatatatagcattttaattgaaaaataagtctggaacaaacaaacacacacacataatgaAGAGGAAAATGGgaaaatcaaacaaccaaaaatgatcatataCCAaacacgtgtgtgtgtgtgtgtgtgtgtgtgtgtgcaaacAGGCTGGATCGAATCCGATCAcattcgttcgttcgttcattcattcattcaatttattcaagtTATAGCTTGCTCTATAGAATTGACATGCTAGATTAGCTTCGattatctctctctctttctctttctcaaTCACTTTATGATCAGCATTCGGGGGGGGGGGGATTTTCGGggaccaaacaaacaaacgaacgaaacagagaaaaaaaattgcaatgaATCACTggatgtatatatataatataaaaggaaggaaaaaaaagtcattcaCATtcgtttggttggttggttggttggttaatgtgattataattttcgttttcaataattttttttcccaaaaaaaaactcctccacacacacacacacaatgacaatatgaaaatgaaacattagACATGACATAAACattaaaaagaaatgaatgaatattcatctatggtctcttttttttctctctttcacAATGAACAGAATGATTAATCATatgttttatcaattttttatcatgattttttttcattattattattattattaatagtTGAAATTTTGGCGAAACAAGAAATGTACGttattcaaatataaattcaaaactGACTTATTGTACAATAATGGCAATCGATGGATTAAAAACAGAATGacagaatttgaatttttttttgagggCTTATTTTAGATCCAATCCAATGATAATaggaattttaaaaattcttgtttccGTTTtcaccaaagaaaaaagagaaataattgaaataatacccaaaattgaatacacaaaataaaatgtgtatataatatatatgggTTGTGTACACAAATTCGAATCGGTAATCGAACAGAATTGATCCagaatatttattattatcatacaaaaaaaaggaaaaagaaaatttcaatgtttcatatatataaagatTATGCcttaaatgtgtgtgtgcgtgtgtgtgtgtgtgcataaaatttttttcaatatttatcCACTAttatttgatccattttgATTGTCAGAGAAATGtaccaaattcaaatttagcACTGTttttatatgtttttttttattcttttgcACAAACTGTCAATTTATCAAAACGAAACATGCacatgaatttatttatatttatataaatataaataccgtatatatatatttgaatcgaaaacaaaagaaaaaaaaaacaaaccaatcaattcaattttgttttttcatggcatttatattgattcattgttgaattttttatattcatcatcatgttcataTATTCGAATTGTTTGTAACtttatctgtgtgtgtgtgtgtgtgtgtgtgtgtgtgtgggagtATTGTAATCTGTATGTTAGAATTTCATAAAATTAAGAATGATGTacgaatcgaattgaaatgccaaaaaaaaatttttttttttcaagtaataaccaaaaaaaataatggaaccATTCatttactattattattcacaagTGTCAATGtcatctttttgtttttattttgcccAAAGgtgtgtcatttttttttcatctactaatttcatttcaatttctgtCATCCAAAATGATATCTATGATCGAAAGTCCAATTTGTAATgtaatagaatttttttttttattttctctttgttttccacacacacacacacacacacagctaCAAAGCtgagaaacaacaacaacaacaaatatttaacaaatacaaacattgaaacgaaaaaaaaaatgaatgtgaatataatataacaaagataataatagtaacaGTAGTAATATAAATTAGCAGAGTTGTTGCCCACCATTGTCAACcgataaatataaatgacgACAAATTGTGAATGTCCTAAACAGAACAGAAGAAaacagggaaaaaaaatccaacttTCTTCACAATTGTTATTTCTATTATAATATTATATTGTCGTACAAATGAATAGTGAATTTGATACGtacattttatattcaattattaacATGAGGATGGtagatataataataatagattaTTAAGTAAACACTCACATAGAAACCGACGTAGAGACCAAGAaagtttcgttttttttcctacttTTGGATCAATAATTGGACAATTATGGATTCAATTAAGCTTCCAGATGTATTTggtacatgtgtgtgtgtgtgtgtgtgtgtgttagaaTGACGATGACAGCATCGACGTTGACGTTGACTTTCTTCCAGatcatattatatataataaagtGGCAATTAAATTTTCCTTATTCAATGgtaagaggaaaaaaaatattatcatcattcaaaaagtGATTGAACAAGTTCATATCATGATCACTGTATCACTGTactagccaaaaaaaaaatcattattatcattaaaatgatgatgatcatatgaaacgaataaatgaaaagaatcaaaaaaaaaagagaagtAAAGAACAAGTACAACCTTAATTAATTAGTGCGTTTTAGGGctcatataaaaaaatcgTAAACTTCAACATCATATCagcaaaaaaactttttcatagtttttgaaaaacaagaatcgaAAACAAATGTGTGGTTCCATTTCTTTCATAATATTCAAGCTCAAGAAATAAGATGTTTCAACTTCAGTATATCACTCAACTTTTCCTTCTATCTCCTCCACCTTCCCACccccaaaacaaaaacaaatgacgatgatgatgattattattatgaacatAAAAGTAATTTtgcatgaatgaatcaataattcatttggTTCATAAATATACATTGATAACAGTTGTATAACgacaattcaaaaaaaaaatgtcaattaaTTTGCCCAAAAATAactaccacacacacacacatagacaaaaggaaaaaaagtagaaaaaaatgaaactcgaaacataatgatgatgatgatggaaatccATAATGAAATAgacgaaaatttcattctgCATAATCAAGAcaatatgattataatgatgaatttgcctaaaatgaatgaaacatttgGAATTTGGTGaattaagaagaaaaaaaaattatgtgacaaatttattgattgacaGTTAagtaagaaaaataaaatgacaaaaaaaagacattcaCGAATACAAATCGGTAATTGGATATATTAAATAGATTACTTTTGATATATTATACAAAGATGATGAGTAAAATTTAATTCCATTAtatggcattttttttgtcaccattcttagtttttcttttctagaCGATATTATCCAATGCAATTTATCAATGGTAGcctgatcaacaacaacaacaacaacgacgacgacgacgacgacggtGAAAACCAACATCGACATTGACATTTACTATCGAATAACGACAATGACAAttataataacaaacaaacaactaccgaaaataataacgaaaatatatattatattcaattatgCAAATCAGCAAAtaattgcaattttttttcaattacgaccaaaagaaaaaaaaaacactatcAAATCATATGAAGAAAagtaatgagaaaaaaaaatttgctttggtatgtttttgtgtgtgtgtgtgtatgtgtgtgaatcttaattaactttttttttcttttccaacTTTACTGAAATGTTATGTATATTCGGATGACTGGCGTCATTCGGGTATTTTATATTACACACGCACATGAACAGATAAAAGATGTTCGGAAATACATAATAACGACGAAAATAAAGCTatggaaaaggaaaaaaaaattctataggTATTATCTATCCATTTAtctaaatgtgtgtgtgtgtgtgtattgtgtcatttcaaatgaattagaTGAGGTGtaaaaaatggcaaacaaTTGTCACTTTGATTAATTTCTATATATGTATGTACTAGCTGATTTTGACAAGAAATTatgattagtttttttttcattaacaaTACCTATTTGcaattcataataatgaaaaaattatttcacaaattaataataatcatcatcattatatgggAAACAAACTTGTTTtttacaaattcaaaaaaaagaaggaaaAGGAAACTTTCTccaaaacaatgacaataacagaaaaaatttgtcaaataatgatgatgatgatcgataatcATTGCATCGACCTTGGGTTCAATAtttctcgaaaaaaaactagacaTTTGTAAtttgtcaaacaaaaaaaaaaataaaaaaaattatttaatcaatttccCGTTAactattttcaaattaatcagcgtgcatttttcattcaatgacggaaatcgaataattcatttgtttgtctgtgtctgtgtgtgtgtgttagtcaatttgtttgcaaaaaaatgggataaaaattttaattaaaaaaaatttcacttgcctatttaattcaaaatgatgataattcgaTGGCAACAAAgagaatatgatgatgatgatgattatgtcaagattgttgtcgttgtcaaaatgaatatttctacaattataattttgtttttttttatataataatgaaatttcacCAGATTCTGGATCATAATCAGTaaacaaatgtttcattttagtAACATATattgtaaaaaatttcaagatgtctttggctgttgttgttttgttcgtatggttgatgatcattaaaataatgatgatgatgacatacACAGACAGACTTCAATACAAACACATAGCAACAATACATATAAGTATAAACCAGAGACATTGAATGATGTTCAAACCAATTAATCGGGATTGTTGTGTAAACacaaaatttgtttcatcaaagTGCTTCATTCAAACTAATTAGATTCCGACCgaacaaataattttcgtTACGTTAGTTGTGTTTGAAAACTTCGCCGTTACtttttcggaaaaaaaaccgataagagaacgcatacacacacacacacatctgaTGAACCAAACACGACCATAGTCCAATCACGACTAACTATCCGATGAACAATACGTCTTcctttttgttcaattaaatttttccaatatatATCATTTGTACCATATACAATTGTGTAGTGAGAGAAAGTGAGAGAGCAACAGAGTcagtccaaaaaaaaaatcgaaagaTTGATAGTGATGAGAATAACAAAGCAGGAATTTTTCACCAATGaataatgtatttttttatcgatagATGGCAACCATCCACGAATACGATAATATCGATTGTATCCCAACACACGTGTGTGTGATATTTTCAAGAATTGGATtcgaaatatataaatattttttaaaatttgttataattatgaaacttgtcaagaaaaaaaatgattcagatGGCCGAAAATCCAATGCCAATTGTAATCAGATTATTCTTGATCATTTTTGGCATCTATCCGGATCGTCCGAAGAACGTCGTTGTCGTAGCGTTCAAATAATTGTTCAGAATTTAACCAAACAAATttccaataatcaatataatgatttatCATATTGTTTGGATCGTCTGATTCGTGGTCTTACATCAAGCCGTGAATTTTCTCGACACGGATTCTGTATTTTATTAACAGAATTATTGCAACATTTTCCTGAACATACCGATGTAGCCGATGTTATCAAGATTgctgaaaaagaatttggcCATTTCAAAAGTGATTTCGATTCTGAGCTAACAATAGCCTGGACTTTGTTCATTagttgtttgttgaaaagCAAACGAATCACTAATGACACAGATAAAGAAATAATTACGAAActctttgaaaatttattcttgaTTGGCTGCAAGAAAGATTATGTCgaaattattgtttgttcattgatgaataGCTTTTACGAAATATTTTCTGATGACAAGGAATTGTTTCAAGAAATCGTGGTTGATCGGCTCATGAAAATGGATGAACATGGCAATATGCTATTCAAAACCTATCTTATACTGTTATGTTTTCAAAGATTTAAATTGTCTAAAGAATATATAGTGAAAAACGTCTACAAATCCAATAGCAAAGATTTCACGaacataatcaaattgattaaagAAACGAGTAAATTTCAGCCAAATATTCATCCAATCATAGAATTATTTACTGTcttaatcaaacaaatcgaCGGCAACAATTTGGATGAATATTTTGCCAAATTGATTGAGGGAATTTTCAAAGTTGACATGGTAAAGACATCATTAGGATTTGACATTATTCCAATCATGCTGGACAATGTATCACACCATTCTCAGGTAAgtgtttgttgaatttgtttcttttaaaaatttatcatattgaaaaaattaaaattacaGATCAAAACTATTCTATCGCCCACCGTGATTCGACTTCTTATTCAAACGTTATCGAATAAACAACACCCATTGAACAAAGCTGCATTGGTTTTTTGTAATCGacttgaaaattattcattgaaaatcaaagatCAAACTAGTTTGCAGATTGAATTTGCCCGatgttttattgaaaaacctggatcgataaattttgatgaattatcgcgatcaaaattattgtttaATATTCT of the Dermatophagoides farinae isolate YC_2012a chromosome 1, ASM2471394v1, whole genome shotgun sequence genome contains:
- the LOC124492956 gene encoding uncharacterized protein LOC124492956, encoding MEIKSSSNMGFHHHHHHHHHQNNSNSQHNHNHRSSNHRIMTNSLISTNNSNNHNNTVVAANNNNIGSTTTNNCQLLMPMGSNCAACHKPIRERFLLKALDQLWHEDCLKCSCCDCRLGEVGSTLFTKANLILCKRDYLRLFGATGMCSACNKIIPAFEMVMRVHGDRVYHLECFQCSQCNHRFCIGDRFHLYDNRILCEYDFEEMLVFGGGNNGNATATSNSNKISINNNHIDKLVKQTESTLASFSSSSSSTAGSVVSTSGPVAIAGTSTTQSNQTAQVAAQQAINPSSNHADDGSSGYGSPDSLLSDGR